The following proteins come from a genomic window of Gimesia chilikensis:
- a CDS encoding CheR family methyltransferase, which yields MQDNAPLIVVGIGASAGGQDALRSFFSTINSNPGYAIVLIQHMLPEGADTLLETMHKLSPLPVSLIEQDTPLQPDHVFIVPPHSSFAFNAETEFSVRAVPQTGQGTPVITPSFQSLAAQLQQNSVGILFSGTDNDGTEGLHAIQEAGGLTMVQDPDSARHTEMPAAAITAGKADYVLQPEQMPAELKACLSSLKLDRAPQQGESNLQTQVEAHLPEVCNLLLQETDHDFHHYKTGTLIRRIVRRIQISRLHDVSQYLAHLEENRDEVQSLFRELLISVTSFFRDPETFAVLARDYLPRLFENRDADTPIRVWVSGCATGEEAYSLAILLYEARERTALDVEMHVFATDIDERALQIAREAVYSTSIEAHVSPERLTRFFSKKGKQYRVKKEIRDLCVFSTHNLISDPPFSQLDLISCRNLLIYLDTHLQQKLVSVFHFALRQNGYLFLGPSENLEMHSEMFRPLDKKNCISQRKSVPVRASALKYTPHRNRNPAVEIDNREVPLTELPGIAQQIILAEYSPRYAVVNEDANLLTTSAGIEQFLEFPEGSFHNNLIKMTRSGLRSGLRSALSQASKTREKVLVDTLTFKMGEELRRARLVVHPLSEVSQESALFLVAFEDLGSIIQQASLPEESNAGTIDAESVIEQLESELERTQTELENSIQELEGSNEELKSSNEELLSINEELQSANEELETSKEEIQVSMDALGRAQADLENLMNGTRIATIFLDRELQIKSFTPSAIEIYNLNQSDLGRPLTDLTHLAKRMPKLPSIESIDRKSLPFEDELQLKSGKWLLRRVLPYESEGVFDGMIVTFMDVTEFKLAEIRLETEHAITQLLSDADSLKKIDTSILETIRKCLQASVGLLWLTDSEQERLCLETSVVTNTKKFRKFLNSNQTIQFARGEGLPGRTWESLQPEWCEDIHNLVWFNRNEIARKSGLSSGIAIPVVSDRTCLGMMEFYTTEQLQPDPLLLNMFNSIGHEIGSFISRCRIQNQLYDEIAQKNAVLLSAIDCIMTMDAEGRIQDFNPAAERTFGYTEEEALGQSLCDLILPEEFRPRYREEMQRFLETGKSELVGRHLELSFLHKTGTEFPAELAISVTQLEKSKHFFTICLRDISQRRQQEATLRDTEGRAQALVEASAHMVWTMTPDAKTEEDSPSWREFTGQTYEEWKGKGWVDAIHPDDRERTLTQWQTAFEEREPLSCEYRLSHRDGGWSWTSVRAVPQLNSEGEVLRWVGMNFDISRQKQMQQELESNEKRLLMALKAGGLAAWEWRPEESFWSNELYELLGVPRSTLACPETFFSCVHEEDLPGLKQAWGDAIQGVKNYDTTFRIIRPDGRVRWVAGVGEIFRDQQGNVMQIFGLNWDFTQEREVEETLRKSEQQAKQASIAKSAFLANMSHEIRTPMTSVLGYTDLLIGMEQDQEKASYLQNIKRNGNFLLDIINDILDLSKIEAGKLEIFREPFSLMGLISDVRSMMQVRASEKNLELFIEFNSDLPEQLESDPKRLRQILLNLISNAIKFTEQGSVRVVIDYQSGAEDATLTISVIDTGIGMSVKQQARLFQMFSQGDISVSRKYGGTGLGLAISQRLAHMLNGIISVTSQPGEGSTFTCAIQLPPGDHVKLIQPQLKTDTPEPVSMLDTYQLNCRILIVDDQRDVRHLAKLLLQRAGAETEFAEDGLQAVELIKQQLQRESTADLILLDMQMPRMDGYQTAARLREIGYRKPIVALTADAMQGDMKRCLELGCDDYLSKPIDARELFEMVSRLTQHTT from the coding sequence GTGCAAGATAACGCTCCTCTGATCGTAGTGGGCATCGGTGCTTCCGCCGGAGGGCAGGATGCCCTGCGCAGCTTCTTTTCCACAATCAACTCAAACCCCGGTTATGCGATTGTGCTTATTCAGCATATGCTCCCGGAAGGGGCTGATACACTGCTGGAAACGATGCATAAGCTCAGTCCACTACCTGTCTCACTGATTGAGCAGGATACGCCTCTACAGCCGGATCATGTTTTTATTGTCCCCCCACACTCCAGTTTCGCATTCAACGCTGAAACTGAGTTTTCTGTCAGGGCGGTGCCACAGACAGGTCAGGGGACGCCGGTAATTACGCCTTCGTTTCAGTCACTGGCGGCACAGCTGCAGCAAAATTCCGTGGGCATCCTGTTCTCGGGAACGGACAACGATGGAACCGAGGGGCTGCATGCGATCCAGGAGGCCGGCGGCCTGACAATGGTACAGGATCCGGATTCTGCCCGGCATACTGAAATGCCTGCCGCTGCGATCACTGCGGGGAAGGCCGACTATGTGCTGCAACCGGAACAAATGCCTGCAGAATTGAAGGCTTGTCTCTCCAGTCTGAAACTGGACCGCGCGCCTCAGCAGGGAGAATCAAACTTGCAGACACAGGTGGAAGCACATCTGCCAGAAGTCTGTAACCTGTTGCTGCAGGAGACGGATCACGATTTCCATCATTATAAAACGGGAACCCTGATTCGGCGGATCGTACGTCGGATTCAGATCTCGCGGCTGCATGATGTCAGTCAGTATCTTGCACATCTCGAGGAGAATCGAGATGAAGTACAGTCACTGTTTCGTGAATTGCTGATCAGCGTTACTTCCTTTTTTCGGGATCCGGAAACATTTGCTGTGCTGGCCCGGGACTATCTCCCCCGGCTGTTTGAAAACCGGGACGCTGATACGCCGATTCGCGTCTGGGTTTCCGGTTGTGCCACGGGAGAGGAAGCGTACTCGCTGGCAATCCTGCTGTATGAAGCACGTGAACGAACTGCGCTGGATGTAGAGATGCATGTCTTCGCGACTGATATCGATGAACGGGCTTTGCAGATTGCGCGGGAGGCCGTGTATTCGACATCGATTGAAGCGCATGTCTCCCCGGAGCGGCTGACACGTTTTTTCAGCAAAAAAGGGAAACAATACCGCGTGAAGAAGGAAATCCGCGATTTATGTGTGTTCTCTACGCATAATCTCATCAGTGATCCTCCCTTCTCACAACTGGATTTGATTTCCTGTCGTAATCTGCTGATTTACCTGGATACCCATCTGCAGCAGAAGCTGGTCTCTGTGTTTCATTTCGCTCTCAGGCAGAATGGTTACCTGTTCCTCGGACCTTCCGAGAATCTGGAAATGCACTCGGAAATGTTCCGTCCGCTGGATAAGAAAAATTGCATCTCCCAGCGCAAGTCCGTTCCGGTTCGTGCCTCCGCTTTAAAATATACGCCGCATCGCAACCGGAATCCTGCGGTTGAAATTGATAACCGGGAAGTACCCCTGACGGAGTTGCCCGGTATCGCTCAGCAGATCATTCTGGCCGAATATTCTCCCCGGTATGCGGTGGTGAATGAAGATGCGAATCTCCTGACGACATCCGCGGGCATTGAACAGTTTCTGGAATTTCCGGAAGGAAGTTTTCATAACAACCTGATTAAAATGACGCGTTCCGGTTTGCGGAGCGGACTGCGTTCGGCGTTATCGCAAGCCAGCAAAACGCGCGAGAAAGTGCTCGTTGACACGTTGACTTTTAAAATGGGGGAAGAACTGCGGCGGGCACGGCTGGTGGTGCATCCACTGTCGGAAGTCAGCCAGGAATCGGCTCTGTTTCTGGTGGCATTTGAAGATCTCGGATCAATTATACAGCAGGCTTCTCTTCCGGAGGAGTCGAATGCGGGGACGATCGATGCAGAGTCGGTGATCGAACAACTGGAATCGGAACTGGAGCGAACACAAACCGAGCTGGAAAACAGCATTCAGGAACTGGAAGGTTCGAATGAAGAGTTGAAATCATCGAATGAAGAGCTGTTGTCAATCAACGAGGAACTCCAGTCTGCCAATGAGGAACTGGAAACGTCCAAAGAAGAAATCCAGGTCAGCATGGATGCGTTGGGCCGCGCCCAGGCGGATCTGGAAAACCTGATGAACGGCACCCGCATCGCGACCATCTTTCTGGACCGTGAACTGCAGATCAAGAGCTTTACGCCTTCAGCAATCGAAATCTACAACCTGAATCAATCGGATCTCGGACGACCACTGACGGATCTCACGCACCTCGCCAAACGCATGCCCAAACTTCCTTCCATAGAAAGTATTGATCGAAAAAGCCTGCCTTTTGAGGACGAACTGCAGCTGAAAAGCGGGAAATGGCTGCTGCGTCGCGTGCTCCCCTATGAAAGTGAAGGGGTGTTTGATGGGATGATCGTCACCTTCATGGATGTGACGGAATTCAAGCTGGCAGAAATCCGCCTGGAAACCGAACATGCAATTACGCAACTGCTGTCTGATGCGGATTCCTTAAAAAAAATCGATACCTCGATTCTGGAAACCATCCGCAAATGCCTGCAGGCCAGTGTGGGGTTGCTCTGGCTGACAGATTCCGAGCAGGAGCGGCTCTGCCTGGAAACCAGCGTAGTGACCAACACTAAAAAATTCCGCAAATTTCTGAACAGCAACCAGACGATTCAGTTCGCCCGCGGAGAGGGATTACCCGGTCGTACCTGGGAGAGTCTGCAGCCGGAATGGTGTGAGGACATTCATAATCTGGTATGGTTTAACCGGAATGAAATTGCCCGCAAGAGCGGCCTGTCCAGCGGAATTGCCATCCCCGTGGTCTCAGACCGGACCTGTCTGGGCATGATGGAGTTTTATACGACAGAGCAACTGCAGCCCGATCCCCTGCTGCTGAACATGTTTAATTCGATCGGTCATGAGATCGGATCGTTTATCAGCCGCTGCCGGATACAGAATCAGCTGTACGATGAAATCGCGCAGAAAAATGCCGTATTGTTGTCGGCCATCGATTGCATCATGACGATGGATGCCGAAGGGCGTATTCAGGATTTCAATCCTGCTGCAGAGCGAACGTTTGGCTATACAGAAGAGGAGGCGCTTGGCCAGTCCCTGTGCGACCTGATATTGCCTGAGGAGTTTCGGCCGCGATATCGAGAAGAGATGCAAAGGTTTCTGGAGACGGGGAAATCCGAACTGGTCGGTCGTCACCTGGAACTGTCTTTCCTGCATAAAACGGGAACGGAGTTTCCGGCGGAGCTGGCAATCAGTGTGACACAGCTCGAAAAATCAAAACATTTTTTTACGATCTGCCTGAGAGACATCAGTCAACGACGTCAGCAGGAGGCAACCCTGCGAGACACGGAAGGTCGTGCCCAGGCACTGGTTGAAGCTTCGGCGCACATGGTCTGGACGATGACTCCGGATGCAAAAACCGAAGAAGATTCCCCGTCGTGGCGCGAGTTTACCGGCCAGACCTATGAGGAATGGAAAGGCAAAGGCTGGGTAGATGCGATACATCCTGATGACCGGGAACGGACACTCACTCAATGGCAGACCGCTTTTGAAGAGCGGGAACCTCTGTCTTGTGAGTACCGTCTGAGTCATCGCGACGGCGGCTGGTCCTGGACTTCGGTGCGTGCGGTTCCCCAGCTTAATTCAGAGGGGGAGGTGCTGCGCTGGGTGGGTATGAATTTTGACATCTCCCGTCAGAAACAAATGCAGCAGGAACTGGAGTCCAACGAAAAGCGGCTGCTGATGGCGCTCAAGGCAGGCGGCCTGGCTGCCTGGGAATGGCGACCGGAGGAAAGTTTCTGGTCTAATGAACTCTATGAACTGCTGGGGGTTCCGCGGAGCACTTTAGCCTGTCCGGAAACGTTTTTCTCCTGCGTCCACGAAGAAGATCTTCCCGGTTTAAAGCAGGCCTGGGGAGATGCGATTCAGGGCGTCAAAAACTACGACACGACATTTCGTATCATTCGTCCTGACGGTCGGGTTCGCTGGGTGGCCGGTGTAGGGGAAATCTTCCGGGATCAGCAGGGTAATGTGATGCAGATCTTCGGCCTCAACTGGGACTTTACCCAGGAACGCGAAGTTGAAGAAACACTGCGCAAAAGCGAACAACAGGCCAAGCAGGCCAGCATTGCCAAAAGTGCTTTCCTCGCGAATATGAGTCATGAAATCCGCACGCCGATGACGTCGGTTCTCGGGTATACAGACCTGTTGATCGGGATGGAACAGGATCAGGAAAAAGCCAGTTATCTACAGAACATCAAACGCAACGGCAATTTTCTGCTGGATATCATCAATGACATTCTGGATCTCTCTAAAATCGAAGCTGGCAAACTGGAAATCTTTCGGGAGCCATTCTCACTCATGGGCTTGATATCGGATGTGCGTTCAATGATGCAGGTTCGGGCCAGCGAAAAGAACCTGGAGTTATTCATTGAGTTTAACAGCGACCTTCCGGAACAGTTGGAGAGTGACCCTAAGCGACTGCGACAGATCCTGCTGAATCTGATCAGTAATGCAATCAAATTCACTGAGCAGGGAAGTGTTCGCGTTGTGATTGACTATCAGAGTGGCGCGGAGGATGCGACCCTGACAATATCTGTTATTGATACCGGTATCGGCATGTCGGTAAAACAGCAGGCGCGTCTGTTTCAGATGTTTAGCCAGGGGGACATTTCCGTTTCGCGAAAATATGGGGGAACCGGTCTGGGGCTGGCCATCAGTCAGCGACTGGCTCATATGCTGAACGGAATCATTTCCGTAACGAGCCAACCGGGAGAGGGGAGCACGTTCACCTGCGCCATCCAGCTACCTCCGGGCGATCACGTGAAACTGATCCAACCGCAGCTGAAAACGGATACACCGGAGCCGGTCAGTATGCTGGATACATACCAGTTAAACTGCCGGATCCTGATCGTCGATGATCAACGCGATGTGCGGCATCTGGCGAAACTGCTGCTGCAACGAGCCGGTGCTGAGACCGAATTTGCGGAAGATGGTCTGCAGGCCGTGGAACTGATCAAGCAGCAGTTGCAGCGTGAATCTACTGCAGATTTGATACTGCTGGATATGCAGATGCCCCGGATGGATGGTTATCAGACGGCGGCCCGCCTGCGTGAAATCGGCTATCGCAAGCCGATTGTCGCACTGACTGCCGATGCGATGCAGGGGGACATGAAACGCTGTCTGGAACTGGGCTGCGATGACTACCTGAGCAAGCCCATCGATGCCAGAGAGCTGTTTGAAATGGTCTCCCGATTGACGCAGCACACAACCTGA
- a CDS encoding bile acid:sodium symporter family protein has product MKYLIRVSRFVHARFIWLLLGSYLVAAFFPTLGLAIRSVSWGTISLPMLMLGFLLFNAGLGVDLSALRKLKGDPLPLALGLSANLIIPICYIALVMLTMQLWHNPDEVQHILVGLALVASMPIAGSSTAWSQNSNGNMAISLGMVLCSTFLSPLATPLALHAVGFMTTGDYSEDLHELAGSQTGWFLLIAVILPSALGILCRQLMGKERVQARKANLKLVNSSILLLLNYSNASVSLPQAIASPDLDFLAVTLVITSFLCVTAFFAGWVISRLQHTSKADQIALMFGLGMNNNGTGLVLASMALADHPGVLLPIIFYNLVQHLIAGLVDHWMFYRPGDDDSSDYPKTGKLSDYLHKLVPRRC; this is encoded by the coding sequence ATGAAATATTTAATCAGAGTCTCGAGATTTGTGCATGCCCGTTTTATCTGGCTGTTGCTCGGCTCTTACCTTGTCGCGGCTTTTTTCCCGACACTGGGACTTGCCATCCGTTCGGTCTCCTGGGGCACAATCAGCCTGCCCATGCTCATGCTCGGTTTTTTATTATTTAATGCGGGGCTGGGCGTCGACCTTTCCGCACTCAGAAAATTAAAAGGGGATCCACTCCCCCTGGCCTTGGGTTTATCGGCGAATCTGATCATCCCGATTTGCTATATCGCCCTGGTAATGCTCACAATGCAGTTGTGGCATAACCCCGATGAAGTTCAACATATCCTGGTGGGCCTGGCTTTAGTCGCTTCAATGCCAATTGCAGGATCATCCACTGCCTGGTCGCAGAACTCGAATGGCAATATGGCAATCAGCCTGGGGATGGTCCTCTGCTCAACGTTTCTCAGCCCGCTCGCAACTCCACTGGCCTTGCATGCAGTCGGGTTCATGACCACCGGCGACTATTCCGAAGACCTGCATGAGCTGGCGGGTTCGCAGACCGGCTGGTTTCTGCTGATTGCGGTCATCCTGCCTTCCGCCTTGGGAATTCTGTGTCGCCAGCTCATGGGGAAAGAGCGAGTTCAGGCCCGCAAAGCCAATTTGAAGCTCGTCAATTCATCAATTCTGCTTCTGCTCAACTACTCGAATGCCTCTGTTTCATTACCGCAGGCGATCGCCAGTCCCGATCTCGACTTTCTTGCAGTCACCCTGGTGATTACATCCTTCTTGTGCGTGACTGCGTTTTTCGCTGGCTGGGTGATTTCCCGTTTACAGCATACCAGTAAAGCTGATCAGATCGCTCTGATGTTTGGTCTGGGGATGAATAACAATGGCACAGGCCTGGTACTGGCCTCCATGGCGTTAGCCGATCACCCGGGCGTCCTACTGCCTATCATTTTTTACAACCTGGTACAGCACCTGATTGCCGGCCTGGTAGATCATTGGATGTTCTACCGCCCCGGTGACGATGATTCATCTGACTATCCCAAAACCGGAAAACTGTCAGACTACTTGCATAAACTTGTACCACGAAGATGTTGA